AGCGTCGCTCGGGCGGTGGCGGTTGCGCGCTCGAGCCTTCTCAGGCGAGCCGCACGGTGACCAGCCCCCGTCGAGCGCCGAAGCGGTCGAGGGCACACGGAGCCGCGAGCAGAGCGGCGTCGCTCAGGCGACGGGCGGCGGTTGCGCGGTCGAGGTTTTTCAGGCAAGCCGCGCGGTGACCTGCCCCCGTCGGGCGCCGAAGCGGTCGAGGGCTCGAGCCCGAGCCGCGGGAGGCCACATCGCGAGAACTTTTCCGAAGTAACCGATGGAAAAGTTCCGCGATGTGGGAGCCTGAGCGATCCGAGGTGCGCGAGCGTCGCTCAGGCGACGGGTGGCGGCGGCTCCTGCATCGCGGGGTTCGGCGCGTTCTCGTCCTCGGGCGGCGGCGCCGGAATGGCCGCCGGAGGAACCGCGACGGGCGCCGGAGGCGGCGCGACCACGGTCTCCGGCGGATTCGCGATCGGACGTCCGGCGCGATTGCGGCGGAAACGATCGATCAGTTGCTGGCGGCGCGTGTCCGTGGGGCGGGCCGGAGCGGCCTTTCCCCCGATGAGCGGGGCGGCCGTCGGCGCACCGGTGGCCGCGGCGACGGGAGCTTCCTCCTCTTCCGGACTCTCGAGCTCCCCGGTGTCGACCGGATGCTGCGGATGGAGGCGCTCCCAAACGGCGCGGTCGGCGAAGCTCGAATCGTCGTCGAGTGTGGCGCCCGCGAGGTCACGGTCGTAATTGGCCAGCGACGCGCGGTAGAGAAGGCGCGTCTGGACGACGAGCGGGTTGCGCGCCGGCCACCGCAGCGACGGATCGATCCGCAGCGCCTTGGCGTATTCCTCGATTGCGGCCTCGCCGCGTCCTTCCTTCTCGAGAAGGAAGCCGAGGTGGAACCGCGAGAGGGGAAAGCCGGGCTTGCGCTTGATCGACCGCTCGTACGCCTTGATCGCCGACGATGTCTTCCCCTCCTTCTCCCAGAGGAGGCCCTCGTTGTAATCGGCGAGGAAGAACTCACGATCGAGCTTCGCCGCCTTTCGATACTGATCGCGCGCCTCCTTCGCGAACCCACGGCGGGAGAGGAGGTTGCCGAGGTCGTTTCGCAAGCCCGGGTCGTCGGGATACTCCCGGACCTGCTCGGTGAGGTCGAGGATCGCGCGGTCGAGAGCGTCGCTCTCGGAAAGATAGGGGGTGTAGAACGAGGCGCCCCGGCGCTTCCCTTCCGCCTGAGGAGCGGGAGGCGGAGGCTCAGGCGCGGCCGCCGGGCCGGAAGGCGACGGGACCGGGGCGGGCGCGGCCGGCGAAGGCGGGCTCGTTCGCGGGGTCGTCGGGTGCGGCGTCGGACGAGGAGGGATGTAGGGCGACGTCGGGGGCGGCGCCGGCTCACTCGGCGTCTCCGTCGGCGTCGGAGGCGGAGGGATGTAGGGCGTCGGCGAGCTCGACGCGTCGGGCGTCGTCGTCAGGCCGGTCGCAACGCCCGGTTGGCCCGACACGCCGGTCTGCGCGAGCGCCGTCGCGGAGAGCGCCAAGAGCGCGCCGAGCCCCGCGGAAACGATTCGATGGTTCATGCGGTTTTCCCTTTCGATGGGCGGGCGATCAGACGGACGCGGCCCTTGTCGCCGGCGACGTCGAACTCCCATTCCGTCTTTCCCGTCCGAGCGGCCAATGCGTCGCGCTCCCTGGCGAGCTGCTCCCGGAACTTCTCGAAGCTCAGCCGCGAAACGTCCTCCCCGTTCCCCCGCCGCGCTTCGAGGAAGCGGGCGAACAGGGCTTCGTCCGGCGAGCGCGCCGCCTCGTGGTCTACGGAGGCGGGCGCCGGAACGTTGGCCGGGGCCGGGGCGGCCCCCCGGGAAAACCGGCCGCGCCCCTCCTCCTTCTGGCGGACGGCCCGCTCCCAGAACTCGACCTGGCTGTTGTAGCGGCCGAGGACCGAGTTCAGGCGAAAGCGGTCGGCGGGGGAATCGATCTTCTGCGAGGAGAGGGACCGCGCCATCTCCTGCAGGCGGCGGCGGCCCTCGGCGGGGAGGCGGCTGCCGGTCCCGTAGAGGAACACGTCGTATTCTCTTCCCACCCGGGTGATCGTTTCCTCGAACGCGGCGAACTCCTTCTCGAGCGACATCTGCTAACCTCTCCATTCTAACGGTATGAGGCTTCCGACGGCGCTCCGCCCGGGCCCGAGGCCGGCGGCCGCGGGCACGCGCTTCCCGCGTGCGCGCGGCCGGCAGCGGCGATGACGCGCCGGCGCCCGGAGGCGGCCACGAAGGCGGAAGAACGCCCGCGCCCGGCTCGCGGACTCCCCCCCTCGATCGACCGCATCCTCTCGGATCACCGGGCGGCTCCGCTCATCGACCGCTTCGGGCGCGAAGCCGTCAAGGCCGCCGCACGCACGGCCGCGAAGACCGAAGGCGGTCCCGATCCCGGAGCGATCCTCGAGCGCTGCGCGCGCGAGCTCGCGGCACGGTTCGCGGCCGAGGCGCCGCGGGTCGTCAACGCGACCGGAGTCCTGATCCACACGAACCTCGGCCGCTCTCCTCTGTCGGCCCGGGTTCGGGCCGCGATCGCCGCGGCCGCGGAGGGATACCACGCGGTCGAGCTCGACCTCTCGACCGGGAAGCGCGGCTCGCGGGGGACGAAGACCCGGGCACTCGCGGCGATCCTCGTCGGCGCCGAAGACGCGCACGTCGTCAACAACAACGCGGCGGCCGTGCTGCTCGCGCTCGCCGCGACGGCCGCCGGCCGCGAGGTCCTCGTCTCCCGCGGGGAGCTCGTCGCGATCGGCGGCTCCTTCAAGATCCCCGAGATCCTCGAGGCCTCGGGCGCCCGCCTGCGCGAGGTCGGGACCACCAACCGCACGAAGATCGCGGATTTCGAGCGCGCCCGCTCGGATCGGACCGCCGCGGTCCTCACGGTGCATCCGTCCAACTACGAGATCCGGGGCTACGCCGCGCGCCCGTCGTTCTCCGAGATCGCGGGGTTCTGCCGCCGCCGGCGCCTTCCGTGGATCCACGACCACGGATCGGGGACGATCGCGGACCTCTCCCCTTTCGGGATCGCCGGCCAGGAGCTCGCCGGCGACGCGTTGAAGGCGGGCGCCGACCTCGTCGCCTTCTCCGGCGACAAGCTCTTCGGCGGGCCGCAAGCGGGGATCCTCGCCGGCCGGCGCTCGCGCGTCGAGCGCTGCCGCCGGCACCCGCTCGCCCGGGCGCTGCGTCCGGACAAGATCGCGCTCGCCGGCGTCTTCGAGACGATCGCGACGTGGCTCACGGAGGGCGCCGCGGGGCTCCCGCTCTACGCGCTCGCCGCGGCGCCCGCGGCGGCGCTCCGCGAGCGCGCGGAACACCTCGCCGCCGCGGCCCCGCGGGGCCTGCACGCGGAGGCCGTCGCCACGCGCGCGGTGTTCGGCGGAGGGACGACCCCGGAACGGTCGATCCCGTCGGCCGCCGTCGCGATCGGCGGCCCCGGCCGAAGCGCCGACGAGATCGCGCGCGCGCTGCGGGAGCGGGACGTCCCGATCATCGTCCGCGTGCAATCCGGGCGCGCGCTGCTCGATCTTCGCTCCGTGTTCGCGGAGGAGGACGAGACGATCGCCGCGGCGCTCGCCGTCCTCTGACCCGCGCTCCGCGCGCGCCGTTTTCGGCAGTCGCCGTTCGCCGGAAGCGGTGTATCATCGCGGGAAGATTTCGGGAATGACCAACGAGCACGAAAAGTCCGGGGCTACCGCGCGTACCGGACAGCGCTTCGCCAAACGGATCTCCGGCGAGGGATGGGCGGCCGCGATCAAAGGCGTCCGCGGAGACGTCCGGGTGCTGAAAGTCTCGCGGATCGGCATCGAGATCGAGACCGAATGCCCCCTCGAGAACGGCGGACGCTACCCGATCCGGCTCACGCACGGCGGCGAGACGACGCAGACGACCTTCTACGTCCTCCGCAGCCCCGAGCATCGCAACGTTCATGCTCGCCAGCCTCTGACGTACCGTCCGGCGGGCGTGTTCGTCGAGACCCTGGAACGCCGCGATCTTCCCGAGTTCATTCCCCCGCACCCGCACAAGTAGCGGGCGCGGCGCTATCCGGATAATTGAAATCGGAGCCGGGCCCCCTCGCGTCGCGAGGGTAATCGTACAACTTCACTATTGGCAGACGCTTGGCGAAGGCGCCGTCACTAAGGCATCCCCTTTGCTCTTCCGCTCGTCATGGCCCTCCGCGCGCTCGATTTCGACTGGGTGACGCCGGCGCTCGCCGTCGGCGGGCGGTTCGCGCCCTCGGATGCGGCGAGGCTCGCGCGAGAGCACTCCATCCGGCACGTGGTCGACCTCCGCATCGAGGCGTGCGACGACGACCGAGTCCTCCGACGCCACGGGATCGAGCTCCTGCACCTTCCCACCGAAGACGTCTGCGCGATCGCCGACGAGATGATCGAGCTGGGAGTCGCGTGGGTCAACGAGCGGCTCGACCGCGGAGCGAGCGTGCTGATCCATTGCCATCACGGGATCGGACGCAGCGCGCTGCTGACGCTCTGCGTCCTCGTCAGCCGCGGCGACGAGCCTCTCGAGGCGCTGATCCGCGCCAAGGACGCGCGCCGGGTGGTCTCGCCGAGCCCCGAGCAGCTCGCCGCGTTCGCCCGGTACTGCTCGGCGCTCCGCGAACGCACGGGGGCCGCATGGGACGTCCCCGCATTCGACGCGCTGGCCTCGATCGCGTACCGGCATCTGGTCGAGGCCTAGCAGGTTGCTGAAAAAGGGTCCGTGGCGGGGTTGCGAGCGCCGCGGGCTCGAATGCAAGACGCCACGCCGAAGGCGATGCCGGCCGCATCGTCCAGGCGCGGCAACGAAGCAGGCGAGCCCGCGCCGCCGCAACCTTCCGGTGGCGCGAGTCTTGCCGTTCGCGCGTTTTAAAGATCCGGCGCCCGGCCTCATCGCGCTGGAGCGCCGGGCCGTACTGCGGACGGTCGGCAAGGCTCGTGACACGCCGCCCGGATTCGTTTTTCAGCAGCCTGCGAGGGCCGCTGAGCGGGGAGCGGGCGCAAACCCGGCGCCCCGGATGCGGCCGCCGCGCGCCTCAGCGCGGCAGGAAGCCGCCGGACAGCGCCAGTCCGGCCATCACCAGGGGCAGGAACGCGTTCGACGCCGCGAAGAGGAGCCGCGCGCGCCGGGTCGTGCGGGATGCGCGGAAGCGGACGGCGGCGGCCAGCAGAGGCGCTCCCGCCAGCGCCGCGGCCGCGAGCGGCCATCGAGGCGCCGCGCACAGGACGGCGGCCGTCGCGGTCGCGGCGAGCAGCGCGAGCGTGTGGACGAGAGCGTCCCTCGAGACGACGCGGCCGCCGGCATCGCGCACGGAGGTCATCGAGAAGCCCGCCGCGGCGTAATCGGAGCGATAGATCCAGCTGAGCGCGAGGAAGTGCGGCATCTGCCAGAAGAAGACGATCGCGAAGAGGAACACGCCGCCCGGGCCGATCGCGCCGGTCGCCGCCGTCCACCCCATCAGAGGCGGGACCGCGCCGGGGATCGCGCCGACGATCGTGCAGGCGGGCGTGATCCGCTTGAGAGGCGTGTACACGAGCACGTACGAGGCGAGAGTGAAAACGCCGAGCGCCGCGGTCAGGGGGTTGACGAAGAGCGCGAGGATCGCGGCTCCCGCGGCCGAAGACGCGGCCGCGAATCGGGCCGCCGCGGCCGGCGCGATGCGGCCGGACGGCAGCGGCCGCCGCCGCGTGCGCGCCATGTTCGCGTCGCGGTCCCGCTCGACCAGCTCGTTGAAGGCGTTCGTGCCGGCCGCCAGCAGCGCCGTC
This genomic interval from Thermoanaerobaculia bacterium contains the following:
- a CDS encoding dual specificity protein phosphatase family protein — protein: MALRALDFDWVTPALAVGGRFAPSDAARLAREHSIRHVVDLRIEACDDDRVLRRHGIELLHLPTEDVCAIADEMIELGVAWVNERLDRGASVLIHCHHGIGRSALLTLCVLVSRGDEPLEALIRAKDARRVVSPSPEQLAAFARYCSALRERTGAAWDVPAFDALASIAYRHLVEA
- a CDS encoding tetratricopeptide repeat protein; this encodes MNHRIVSAGLGALLALSATALAQTGVSGQPGVATGLTTTPDASSSPTPYIPPPPTPTETPSEPAPPPTSPYIPPRPTPHPTTPRTSPPSPAAPAPVPSPSGPAAAPEPPPPAPQAEGKRRGASFYTPYLSESDALDRAILDLTEQVREYPDDPGLRNDLGNLLSRRGFAKEARDQYRKAAKLDREFFLADYNEGLLWEKEGKTSSAIKAYERSIKRKPGFPLSRFHLGFLLEKEGRGEAAIEEYAKALRIDPSLRWPARNPLVVQTRLLYRASLANYDRDLAGATLDDDSSFADRAVWERLHPQHPVDTGELESPEEEEAPVAAATGAPTAAPLIGGKAAPARPTDTRRQQLIDRFRRNRAGRPIANPPETVVAPPPAPVAVPPAAIPAPPPEDENAPNPAMQEPPPPVA
- the cyoE gene encoding heme o synthase, which gives rise to MNAELRPKRFVDGIAAGVPSRLRLADWLVLSKARIVLMVLLTAAAGYALGASSVRPGVLTAAIAGTALLAAGTNAFNELVERDRDANMARTRRRPLPSGRIAPAAAARFAAASSAAGAAILALFVNPLTAALGVFTLASYVLVYTPLKRITPACTIVGAIPGAVPPLMGWTAATGAIGPGGVFLFAIVFFWQMPHFLALSWIYRSDYAAAGFSMTSVRDAGGRVVSRDALVHTLALLAATATAAVLCAAPRWPLAAAALAGAPLLAAAVRFRASRTTRRARLLFAASNAFLPLVMAGLALSGGFLPR
- a CDS encoding MXAN_5187 C-terminal domain-containing protein; the encoded protein is MSLEKEFAAFEETITRVGREYDVFLYGTGSRLPAEGRRRLQEMARSLSSQKIDSPADRFRLNSVLGRYNSQVEFWERAVRQKEEGRGRFSRGAAPAPANVPAPASVDHEAARSPDEALFARFLEARRGNGEDVSRLSFEKFREQLARERDALAARTGKTEWEFDVAGDKGRVRLIARPSKGKTA
- the selA gene encoding L-seryl-tRNA(Sec) selenium transferase, translating into MTRRRPEAATKAEERPRPARGLPPSIDRILSDHRAAPLIDRFGREAVKAAARTAAKTEGGPDPGAILERCARELAARFAAEAPRVVNATGVLIHTNLGRSPLSARVRAAIAAAAEGYHAVELDLSTGKRGSRGTKTRALAAILVGAEDAHVVNNNAAAVLLALAATAAGREVLVSRGELVAIGGSFKIPEILEASGARLREVGTTNRTKIADFERARSDRTAAVLTVHPSNYEIRGYAARPSFSEIAGFCRRRRLPWIHDHGSGTIADLSPFGIAGQELAGDALKAGADLVAFSGDKLFGGPQAGILAGRRSRVERCRRHPLARALRPDKIALAGVFETIATWLTEGAAGLPLYALAAAPAAALRERAEHLAAAAPRGLHAEAVATRAVFGGGTTPERSIPSAAVAIGGPGRSADEIARALRERDVPIIVRVQSGRALLDLRSVFAEEDETIAAALAVL